The genomic interval TGTCGTCCGTCCACACCGCCCGTACCAGCCCCTGCGAGAGCGTCTGCGGCGCCCCGCCCGACGGGTCGGGAAGGATCAGCGAGACCCGGGCGGCGAGCATCTCCTGCCCGATGCCGGCCTCCGGGACCCGGACGCATACGTGGTAGTCGCGGGACTCGTCGCCCCAGGAACCGGTCGGGTAGTCCCCGGCGCGGGGGCCCGCCTCGGTGCGGCGGCCGGTCAGGTCGGCGACCGTCGGCGCGACCTGCTTCACGAACTGGATCTCCACGCCGACCGGGGTCCAGAGCCGCAGCGCCACGTCCGCGACCTCCTTGCCCATGGCGTTCTCCATCATCCGCGTGAAGTCCGCCGCGAGCCCGGCCGGGTCGGCGACGATGTCGGCGGTGCCGAGGAGCGCCGAGGCGATCCCTGTGACTTCTTTCACCTCCCAGTCGGTGCCGACCCCGCGGGCGTCACAGGTGAACCGGCCCGCGCAGGCGTCGAGCGCCGCGCGCAGGTCCTCGGGCGACTCGTGCTCGTTGCGCCCGTCGGTGAGCAGGATGCCGTGCCGGATGTCCACGTCCGCCGCGCCGAGCAGCCGGTCCGCCAGCCGCAGCCAGGTCCCGATCGCCGTGCCGCCGCCCGCGCTCAGCCGGCGCAGGGCCTCCCGGGCCTCGGCCCGGGTCCGCGGATCGGCGACCGCGAGCCGGCCGTTGCCCGGGTAGACCTCCTTGGCCACGTGCGTCCCGGCGACGACGGCGAACGAGGTGCCGTCGCGCAGGGTGTCCACGGCCGCCGCCGTCGCGTCGCGGGCGTTGCGCATCTTGGTCGGCGGGTAGTCCATCGAACCCGAGCAGTCCACCATGATCACCACGGCGGCCCCGGCGGCCCGCCCCGGCAGCGGGACGCCCCCGGTGGTTCCGCCCCCGGTCGAGGTGACCGTGATGATGCCGTTGACCTCGCGGCCGCCCTCGGGCAGGAACTCGTTCTGGTACACCTCGACGGAGAACTGCGGCACGTTCGACTTGGAGAAGTTGGCCATCTGATCGGCTCCTTGAGGCTCCACGTCTCGGATGAAGCCAGAGGTACGGACAAGTCGTAGCGGGGTGAATGACCCGGTATCAGGCGGAGCCTGCCCCTTGCGGTGACACGGCGAACGGCAGCAGGGCCACTGTTACGTTGTCGTGGCCGCCGCCGTCCAGGGCGTGGCCGACCAGCACCTGGGCGCCGTGCAGCGGGCGGGCGTACGCGTCATCGGGCACCGCGGCGGCCATCTCGGCGGCGGACTCCGCGTAGTTCCACAGGCCGTCCGTGCAGACCACCACGACGCCCGGCCGGTCCGGCTTGAACGAGGCGGTGTGCGGCTCCAGTTCGTACGCGTCCGCGCCGAGCCAGCCCGTGATGGCGTGGGCGCGCTCGTCCGCGTACGCCTCCGCCTCGTTCATCAGGCCCGTCGCCACCATCTGCGCCGCCCACGAGTCGTCCTCGGTGAGCCGGGCGGGCGCGGTGGAGCGGTCCTCGGGCACCCAGTACACGCGGCTGTCGCCGACCCAGCCGACGACGAGCAGGCCGCTTGCCATGACCGCGCCGACCAGGGTGCACGCCGGGGCGTTCTGGTGGCGGTGCTGCTCGCGCTCCTGACCGGCCTGCTCGGCGAGCCGGTTGACCGACTCCGCGGCCGCCACGATCGCCTCGTGCATCGCCTGCTGCGGATGCGTGCCGCGCGGCAGCGACTCCAACAGGGAAGCGTTGGCCGCGCTCGCGGCAGCCGCCGACGCCTCGTCGGGCCGGCTGGCCGAGGACACCCCGTCGCAGACGATCGCCACGACGGCCGGGGAGCCGTCCGGCAGGGCCGTCGTGGACACCGCGAACGCGTCCTCGTTGCGGTGGTGGCGCAGTCCCCGGTCGCTCACCGCGGCGACCGAGCCGAGCTCCTGCTCCATGTGGTCGCGCTCGCGCGGCTGGGCGTGGCCGCAGTTCTCGCAGTAGCCGTCGCCGTCGACCCGCCCGGCCCGGCAGGCCACGCACACCTTGCCGCCGGCCGCAGGGGCCGGGGCGGGCGCGGGGGCCTGCGGGGGCTCCGGAACCGCCCGGGGGTCGGGCGCCGCGCCCGGGGCGGCCAGCTCGAAGTCGCCGGAGGCGCCCGGCCCGTCGTGACGGATCCCCGGGGCGGCCGCCGCTCCCGGCGTGCTGATGGCGACCGTCGGACGGTCGAGGGGCGGCTCGGGCACGGCCGACAGGTCGTACCCGCAGGCGCCGCAGAACAGGTCGCCCTGCTCCAGCGGCTCCTCGCAGCCGGGGCACCTCGGCAAGGCGGTCTCCTGGTGGTTCTGCGACATGTTCACACCCACGTTCGGGGGCGGAAGCGGTTGGCCCGCTCCACCAGTTCGATCCTCTCGGCCCCGGGCTCCGCGAGCCGGGCGAGCATCCGGTACGCACGCTCCAGGCCGAACCGCAGTCCGCGCTCGTCCAGCTCGCTGCCGAGCAGCGTCCCCGGGCCGTGCGGCCCGGCGTGCGCGGCCGACCGCGGTCCCGCGGGGCTACCGGAGAGTACCCAGTCCAGGGCCGTCCCCAGCACCTCGGTCGAGAGGCGCTCCCGCCGGACCGCGTCGAGACCCAGCCCCGAGAGGGCCGACACCTGGGCCGAAGCGGCCGTCAGGTCCGCCATCAGCGGTTCCTCCGGGGCCCGTTCACGCAGCCGGGCCCGGACGGCGGCGATCCGGGCCGCCGTGTAATGGATCGACGCCTCCGGCACCGACTCCAGGGTCCGGACGGCCGCACTCCGGTCACCGGCCGCGATCTGCACCCGGGCCAGACCGAAGGCCGCGCTCACGAAGCTCGGGTCGGTCAGCCACACCAGCCGGTAGTACTCGGCGGCGTTGTCCAGCTGCCCCAGCACCTCCGCGCAGATGCCGAGGGCCAGCTTCGGCGCGGGCTCCCCGGGGAACGCGTCGTACACCGCGTCGAACGACAGCGCGGCGTTCTCCTTGTCGCCGGTCACCAGCGAGGTGAGGCCCCGGTACCAGACGACGCGCCAGTCGTCCGCGTGCTGCCCCTCCAGCGCGGCGAGGGTCTTCGCGGCTGCGGCGACGTCGCCCATCTCCAGGTAGGCGCGCAGCTCGCGGAGGCGGGTCTCCAGGGACGCGGCCGGCACCGCCTGCAACGCGGCGATCAGCTCGGCGGGCGCCGAGGCCATCACCCCGGCCAGGAAGCCCGCGTTCGGGTCGTTCGCGTCCACCCGGGGCACGGGCAGCGCGAGCGAGGTCCCCCGCACGTCGAGCCCGGCCAGCCGGGGCACCCCGGAGCCCGACGGCACCGGAGCGGCACCGGGGGAGGGGACCGGGCTGCGCGGAGCGGGGACGCTCGCGGCGGGCGCGTACGGCAGGGGGCCCGGGCCGGTGCCCGCCCCGCCCGGCGTACGGACATGGGTGGCGGCCGAGGGCACCGGCGCGGCGCCCGTGGGCGAGGCGGGCGGCGGCCCGGCGGGCAGCGCCCCCGGTATGCCCCCGGGCGGGGTGGCGGCGGCGGGCGCGGGGGCGCCCGTCCCGTTCCTGCGGCGGCCGAAGCGGCCCCCGGACCCGGCGGCGGTCCGCGCGCCCAGGCGCGACACCTCGCCCGACCCGTCCGCGAACAGCTCCGTGTCGGTGACCCGCAGCTCCGCGCCGAACAGCGTGGACAGCGCCGGGCGCGGGCGCCCCGTCTGGAGCGAGACCACCTCGCGCAGCACGCCCGTCAGCTGCTCGGCCATCTCCGCCGCCGAGGCGAACCGGCGGGCCGGGTCGGGGTCGGTGGCGCGTACCAGGAGCCGGTAGAACGACTCGTAGCTCCGGAACACCTCGATGTTGTCCGGGTCCGGGAGCGAGTCCACGAAGACGTTCGTGTACCCCTGGAAGTCGAAGGTGAGCACCGCGAGCGTGCGGGCCACCGTGTACAGGTCGGAGGCGACCGACGGGCCCAGCTCCGCCACCTCGGGCGCCTGGTAGCCGACGGTGCCGTAGATCGCCGACTCCTCGTCGTCCATCCGGCGGACCGCGCCCATGTCGATCAGCTTCAGCTGGTCCTCGGTCTGGATCGCGTTGTCGACCTTGAAGTCGCAGTACAGCAGGTTGCGGCTGTGCAGATGGCCCAGCGCCTCCAGGGCCTCGATGCCGAAGGCGCACGCCTGCTCGACCGGCAGCGGATCGCGCTTCCCGGCCGGTGTGCGGCGCTCGTTGGCGATCTCCTTGAGCGACTTGCCGCCGACGTACTCCATGACGATGTAGCCGTCGAGCGAACCGGTCCGCTGGTCCAGGTGCTCCACGAAGTTGTAGATCCGGACGATGTTGGAGTGCTCGATCTCCGCGAGGAACCGCCGCTCCGAGATCGCCGCCGCCATCGCGTCCTGGTCACCCGTGTCGAGCAGGCCCTTGAGCACCACCCAGCGGTCCGAGACCGCCTTGTCCACCGCGAGGTAGACCCAGCCGAGCCCGCCGTGCGCCAGGCAGCCCGCGACCTCGTACTGCCCGTGGACGACGTCCCCCGCCTCCAGCTTCGGCACGAACGAGTACGGGTGGCCGCACTTGGTGCAGAACCCCTCGGTGCGGCCCGGCCGGTCGCCCCGGGCCCGGCCCACCGGAGCCCCGCAGTCGGAGCGCGAGCAGAACCGCTTGCGCTCGGGCACCTCCGGGTTCTCCATGACGGCCGTACGCGGATCGGGGCGCGGCACGTCCGGCACCTGCACCAGACCCGCGCCCAGCCGGTTGCGGCCCGAGGCGTTGGTCGACTTGGCGGAGGAGCGCACCGACACCGACTGCGCGCCGGTCCGGCCGGACAGCGACAGGGACCGCGAGAGCCGCCCCGAGACCGAGCGCCGCGAGGTCGACGAACGGGACGAGGACCGCGAGGACGCCTGTGAACTGCTGCGCGCCGAAGCACTGCTGGAGCCCCGGCCGCCGCCCGCGATCCCGGTGGGCGGAGAGCTGACCATCCCGTTCGGTGACACCACGGGCGCCAGACCGCAGGTGTCGCAGTACAGCTCACCGCCGCCCATGTCCTCGTAACTGCCCTCGCACGCGGGGCGCTGGCACTGCGTACTCATGTCCGTTCCCCCTCTTCGCCCCGCCGCCACGACGGATTGTCACCTCTGCCCAGCAGCTCCAGCGCCGCGTCCTGGTAGCGCTGCACCGCCTGCGCCGCCACCCGCAGATCGCACGGGGCGCTCCACAGCATCCGGCGCGCCGCGTCGTACCGCTCGATCAGGACCGGGTCCTCCGCGAGGCCGTTGCGGGCCACCTTCGCCTTGTACGCGTCGAGCCGGCCGCGCAGCTCCGCCCGGACGGCCAGCGGCGCGGTCACCGCCGTCAGCTGCTCGCGGGCCCGCAGCAACTCCTCCTCGGCCTCCCGCTCCAGGGTCTCCAGGAGCGGCGAGAGGCGGTGCCAGCGGGCGTGCCTGCGGTACTCCGAAGCGGCGGCCAGCCGCTCCTGGAGCGCGGTCGGCGGTCCGTTGACCACGGGCACCTCCGACGCGGCGATCTTGGCCAGCACCTCGCCGCGCGCCACCCGGGCCTCGGCCAGCGTGCGGTCGGCCCGGGACAGCACGTCGCGCAGGTGCACCAGCCGCTGTTCGGCGTCCTGCCGTACGGCGAGCACCGCCTCGACCTCGCGCCGCACCTCCTCCAGCGCCCGGGCCGCGCGGTCGTAGCGCGTCGTGTCGGGGCGGCCGCCGCCGGGCGCCGCGCTCCCGGGCCCCGGCAGCCAGAAGGCCAGCGGGTCGGAGATCACCTGCGCCCGCAGCGTGGCCAGCTCCGCGGTGATCGCCTCCAGCTCGTCGCCCGCCGGGTGCTCACCGGGCCGGACGCCCACCGAGTGCGCCAGCGAGTGGGTGCGGCGCAGTTCGGCGGCGAGGAGGTCTATGCGGGCGGGCATCGCGGACCACACGGTGTCCGAGGCCACCACCATGTCCAGGGCGCTCGCGTACAGGCCGTTCATCCGGGAGACCAGCTCCTCCAGCGTGAACCGCTCGGAGAGGCGGGCCGGGCCGGTGACCGACGGATCGTGCCCGGCGGCGCCGTGCGCCACGGTGACGCCCTCGCCGCGCAGCAGCTCGGTCAGGACCGTCAGGTCCTCGCGGTTGGGGTGGCGGCGCCGGGCCCGCACCTCGCGGGCCCGCTCCAGCACCCCCGTATACGCGTCGAAGTAGCTCCACAGCAGCGTGACCGACCGCTCGGTGACGGTCCACCGCTCCTTGGTGACACCGGACAGCTCGGCGCCCTCCAGGAGCCTGCGGCCCGCGTGGTCCTGGAGGGCGAGGAGCGAGGTCTCGATCGCCTCGTGCTCCGCGCCGAGCCGGGACAGCGCACGGTCGGCCTCGTCCCGGTCCATGACCGGACCGGGGGGCCGGGCCGCGTAGCTGGGGAAGGGGCCAGCGACGCCCATCGATCACCTCTCCGCTCTCCCCGCCGGGCCTGGGCCCCGCGGGATCAGTGCCGCCGCCCCCAGGGCGGGGCCGCCGCTAGTCCCGGTACTTCGGCTCCGGCGGGCCCTGGATCCCCGGCAGGCCCTCCTGGAGCCAGGCGCGGTACGACTTCATCCAGAGGCTGTCCGCGCCGCCCGCCCGGTAGTCGACCAGGACCTTGTTGACCCGGGACACCAGGTCGTCCGCGCCCTTCTTCGTGGCGACGCCGTAGTACTCCGTGGTGAACGGGTCGCCCTTGAGCTCGACCGCCGGGTCCTGGGCGGCCTGGCCCGCGGCCAGCGCGTTGTCCGTGACGACCGCGTCGACCTCGCCCAGCTGGAGCCGGACCAGGCAGTCCAGCTGGTTGGGGACGGTCAGCCGGTCCTCGTCGGCCGGTGTGCCGTCGTGCTCGTCCTTGAAGACCGAGCCGAACGACTCCTTCTTCAGCGCGTCGTACGCGGTGGATCCCTCGGCGGTGCAGATGCGCTTGCCGCGCAGCGTGGAGTTGAAACCGGTGATCGAGTGGTCCTCCTTCGCGGCGAGGACCTGCTGGCCGGCCTGGAAGTACGCCGTGGAGAACGAGACCTGCTCCAGCCGGGCGCAGTTGATCGTCATCGTCCGCACGACCACGTCGACCTTGTCGTTCTCCAGCGCGGCGATGCGCTGGTTGGTCGGGATGGCCCGGAAGATCACCTTGTCGCCGTCGCCGAGGATGTCCTTCGCGAGGGCCCGGACCAGGTCGATGTCGAAGCCTTCGAGATTCCCGGTCGCCGGATTGCGGAAGCCCCACTGGAAGCTGTTCTGGTCGACGCCCGCGATGAGCTTGCCGCGCTCCTTGATCTTGCGGACCGCGTCCCCGTCCGCCGCGCCCGGCCGCAGGCTCGCCTCCGGGTCCGTGCAGGCGTCGGCCTTCGCCTGGAGGGCGTGCGCCGCGCCCGGCCCCGTCACCTGGGGGCCGAAGACGTCGTCGCCCGGGTGGGAGAGGGGCAGCAGGGTCAGCGACGCGGTCAGCGCGCAGGCGGCGGCCATCGCGGTCACCCCGCCCCACCCGCGCAGCCGGCCGAGGCCCTTCGGGTTCTTCGCTGTCATCGCTCCCCCTGTCACCGGAACTCCGAGAGCCTGCGGTTGACCCCGACGATCGCCGCGACCGCGCCCAGCACGGCCAGGATCGCCGCGCCGACCGGCAGGCCGCCCAGGGCGCCGCGGCCGTCCCGCGCCGCCCGGGTGAAGTCGTCCTGCTCGTGCGCCAGGGCGTCGCGCAGCGCGTCGTCCACCTTCTTGAAGGACTCGCCCGTGGAGTTCTCCTGGCCGATGATCTGCTCCAGGGCCGATTCGTAGTCCCCGGCGTCGTCGGTGCTGCGGGCCGTACGGTGGCGGCCCTGCCACTCCTTGACCGCCTCGGCCGCCGCGGCGACCGGCTTGCCGCCCTCGCCGTCCCCGGTCTCGTCGGCCAGCTTCGCCGCCGTGGCCAGCTCCCCGCCGAGCGCCTTCATGCCCGCCGCGTAGTCGGTCTCGTACTTGTCGTTCTTGCCGTCCGCGGTGAGCACCGCGCCCCGGGCGACCACCGTCAGGTTCTCGTCGGCGCGCGCCTTCAGCGAGTCGATGCGGGCCCGGTTGAGCACGTCCATGGGGCGCTGCCCGTGCGAATCGGCCTCGGCCAGGCCGGACCTGGCCACCGTGTGCCCGACCGCGAGCCACAGCAGCAGCACCGTCGTCGCGGCCGTCGCGGCCAGCAGGCCGTGGTTGAACACCCGGTTCGTCCGGCGGTAGTTGCGGCGCTGCGCCCAGGCCAGCACGGCCAGCGCGACGATGCCGGTGCCGAGCGCGAACAACGGCCAGGACCGCGCGGAGCCCTGGTCGTCGCCGAGCCGGCCGGTCTCCGCCGCGTACAGCCGCTCGGCGGCCGGCAGCAGCTCGCCGGACATCGTCTGGTTCGCGTACCGCAGGTAGGCGCCGCCCAGCGGGAGGCCCTGGCGGTTGTTGGCGCGGGCGCGCTCGATCAGGCCCGTGTAGCGGGGCAGTCCCTCGTTGAGCGTGGTGATCTCGCGGCCGGACGCGGTGGCCGCGTCCGTGTTCGTCGCGGCCTTCACCAGCAGCCGGGACGCCTCCTCGATGTCCTTCACATACTGGTCGTGCACCGCGCGCGGCTCCTGCGGCCCGGCCAGGAAGCCGCTCGCCGCCGCCGCGTCCGCGTCCGCGAGCGAGCGGTAGATGCCCGCCGCGTCCGCGCTGAGCGGCTGGCTCCGCTTCACCACGTCGTCGGCGGAGGCGGCCCGGTCGTTGATCTCGACCGCCGTCACCGCCCCGAACGCGAGGACCAGCAGCGCCAGGACGGCCCCGATGACGCGCAGCCGGCCCGGCTCGGTGGTCGCGGCGGCACGCAGCCGTCCCGCGACGACGGCCAGGGTGCTCGGCTGCGGCGGCACGGACGCGGGCGCCGGTACGGGCGCGGGCGCGGCCTCCGGCGCGGGCGTCTGCCCCAGCGCGCGTTGCAGCGCCTCACGCGCACTCGGCGGGTGTGTCACTCGACCTCCCCCTCGGTCACTGACGGCGGCCCGCCCCCGGCCGATCGGGGGACTGGTGCCCGGCCAGAAGTATGGCCTCAGGTACCGGCAGCCACATCCAGAACGCCTGGATCGGGCACCGGACCACGCGGCGGCCGGCCGTGACCGGCCGCGGTCCACCGCATTCGATCAAGACCGGCGCCGTTGATCAAGGCGAACGGCACGATCCCCCGTCGGACCGTCCTCCCCATCAACAACACGACTGGGAAGCCCGATCGGTTCCCCCAGGGCAGAGGCGCCCCCAACCCGCAGGCTACGGGGCGCCTCTGACAGGCGGCCACTCAGGCGTACTGCGCGCGCAGCCTCGCGTGCACCTCGGGCACCGCGCCCGTGCGGTCCAGGCCCAGGAGGCCCGCGCCGAGGACCGGCGACTCCCGCACCACGCGCACCACGGCCTTCGGGGCCCGCGCCGCGAGGAGTTCGCGGATCCGGTCGTCCAACTGCGGATGGCAGGCCGCCAGAACGCTGCCGCCGAGCAGCACCGGCGCCTCCTCGTCCAGCAGCCCGAGGCGGTTCAGCGCGACCGAGGCCAGCGCCACGACCTCCTCGGCCAGCCGGTCCACCAGGGCCCGCGCCACCGGGTCGCCCGCCGCGCCCGTCGCGAAGAGCACCGGGGCCAGCTCGTGGCGGCGCTCCGGCGCGATGCGGCCCAGGTGCAGCGCCTCGATCAGCGCGTACATCGAGTCGAGCCCGAAGTGCGCGGGGAGCGTCCGGGCCAGCTCGGTGGGCTCGCCCCGGCCGTCCTCGGCGCGCGCGGCGAACCACAGCGCCTCCTCGGACAGGCCCGAACCGCCGCCCCAGTCACCGGAGATCCGCCCGATCGCCGGGAAGCGCGCGGTGCGCCCGTCCGGGACCATGCCGACGCAGTTGATGCCCGCGCCGCACACCACGGCCACGCCGCGCGGCTCGTCCACCCCGGCCCGCAGGATCGCGAAGGTGTCGTTGCGCACCTCGACGGTCCGGCCCCAGCCGCGCCCGGCCAGCGCCGCCGTCAGCTGCTCCTCCTCGACCGGCAGGTCCGCGTTGGCCAGGCAGGCGGAGACATGGGCGACCTGCCCGGCGTCCGCCCTGGCCTCGGTGAACGCCCGCTCCACCGCCGCGCCGAGCACGTCGACGGCCGTCTCCACACCGGCCAGGGGCGGCTGGAACCCGCCGCCCCTGGCCGTGGACAGCACCGTGCCGTCCGCACCGATGAGGGCCACATCGGTCTTGCTGTTCCCCGCGTCGATCGCGAGGACGGAACCGTTCACGCCCACGCGAGGTGCTCCCGGTTGTGCGCGATCAGCTTGTCGGTCAGCGCCTCGGCGTACGCGAACTGGCCGATCAGGGGGTGCGCGAGCAGCGCCTTGAACACCCGGTCCCGGCCGCCGCGCAGCGCGGCCTCCAGCGCCAGGTCCTCGTACGCCGTGACGTTGGCGATGAGCCCCGCGTACAGCGGGTCCAGGGCGGGCACGGCGAGCGGGGTCGCGCCCGAGCCGTCGACCTTCGCCTGCACCTCGATCACTGCGTCGTCCGGCAGGAAGGGCAGGGTGCCGTTGTTGTACGTGTTGACCACCTGGTGCGCCGAGTCGCCGCCGCCCAGGAGGGCCGCCGCCAGGTCCACGGCCGCCTCCGAATAGAAGGCGCCGCCGCGCTTGGCGAGCAGCGCGGGCTTCTCGTCCAGGGCCGGGTCGCCGTACATCGCCAGCAGCTCCTTCTCCATGGCGGCGACCTCGGCGGCCCGGGAGGGCTTGGTGCCGAGCTCGCGGACGACCTCGTCGTGCGCGTAGAAGTACCGCAGGTAGTACGAGGGGACGACGCCGAGCCGGTCCACGACCGCGCGCGGCATGTGCAGGTCGTCCGCGATGGCGTCGCCGTGCTCGGCGATCAGGCGCGGCAGCACGTTCTCGCCCTGCGGGCCGCCGAGGCGCACGCCCAGCTCCCAGGTGAGGTGGTTCAGCCCGACGTGGTCGAGGTGCACCTCGCCGGGGGCCACGTCCAGCAGCCGGGCGAACTTGCGCTGGAAGCCGATGGCCACGTTGCACAGGCCGACGGCCTTGTGCCCGGCCTGGAGCAGGGCGCGGGTGACGATGCCGACCGGGTTGGTGAAGTCGATGATCCAGGCGTCCGGGTTGGTGCGCCGGACCCGCTCCGCGATGTCCAGGACGACCGGGACGGTGCGCAGGGCCTTGGCGAGGCCGCCGGCGCCGGTGGTCTCCTGGCCGACGCAGCCGCACTCCAGGGGCCAGGTCTCGTCCTGGTTGCGGGCGGCCTGGCCGCCGACGCGCAGCTGGAGCAGGACGGCGTCCGCCCCGGCGACGCCCGCGTCGACGTCCGAGGTGGTGACGATGCGGCCCGGGTGGCCCTGCTTGGCGAAGATCCGCCGGGCGAGGCCGCCCACGAGGTCGAGCCGGTCGGCGGCCGGGTCGACGAGGACCAGCTCCTCGACCGGCAGCGTGTCACGCAGCCGGGCGAATCCGTCGATCAGTTCGGGGGTGTAGGTGGACCCGCCACCCACTACAGCGAGCTTCATGGTTCAGCCCTTTACTCCGGTCAGTGTGACGCCCTCGACAAAAGCCTTCTGTGCGAAGAAGAAGACGACGATCACGGGGGCCATGACCAGAACGGTCGCGGCCATGGTCAGGTTCCAGTCGGTGTGGTGCGCGCCCTTGAAGGACTCGAGGCCGTAACTCAGCGTCCAGGCCCCCGGGTTCTCGGAGGCGTAGATCTGCGGGCCGAAGTAGTCGTTCCAGGCGTAGAAGAACTGGAAGAGGGCGACGGCGGCGATCCCCGGCCTGGCCATCGGCACCACCACGCGCAGCAGGGCGCGCAGTTCGCCGCAGCCGTCGACCTTCGCCGCGTCGAGGTACTCGTCGGGGATGGTCAGCAGGAACTGCCGCAGCAGGAAGATGGAGAACGCGTCGCCGAAGGCCATCGGGATGATCAGCGGCCACAGCGTGCCGGACAGGTCCAGCTGCTTGGCCCAGAACAGGTACATCGGGATGACCACGACCTGCGGCGGCAGCATCATCATCGAGATGACGAGCATCAGCGACAGATGCCGGCCGCGGAAGCGGAACTTGGCGAGCGCGTACGCCACGGGCAGCGAGGACACCACCGTGAGGACGGTGCCCAGACCCGCGTAGAGGAGGGTGTTCCGCCACCAGGTCAGGAAGCCCGGGGTGTCGAACACCCGCTGGTAGTTGGCCCACTCGAAGGGGTGCGGCCACAGGTCCCGGGTGAGGGCCTGCTGGTCGCTCATCAGCGAGGTGAGCACGAGGAAGACGAACGGCAGCACGAAGAAGAGCGCGGCGGCCACGCCGAGCGCGTGCACGGCGATCCAGTTCAGCAGCGCCTTGCGGCGCGCGACGCGCTGGGCCGGGGTGACGGGGTCGGTCACCGGTCCGGCGGTCTTCGGGGGGTCGAGCACCTGCGCCATGTCACTCACCTGCCTGGATCAGTCCGCTGCGGCGCCGCATCAGCAGTGCGGTGAACGCCATGGCGAGGACGAAGAGTACGAGCGCGACCACACAGGCGGAGCCGTAGTCGAAGCGCTGGAAACCGAGGTTGTAGACCAGCTGCGGAAGCGTCAGTGTCGACTTGTCGGGATAGCCGGGTTCGAACTGCTGGCCCGAGCCGCCCATGACCCCGGACGCCACCTTCCCGGCCACCAGCGGCTGGGTGTAGTACTGCATCGTCTGGATGATGCCGGTGACCACGGCGAACATGATGATCGGCGAGATGTTCGGCAGCGTGACGTACCGGAACCGGTGGTACGCGGTCGCCCCGTCCAGCTCCGCCGCCTCGTACTGCTCCTTCGGTACGTCGAGCAGCGCGGCCATGAAGATCACCATCAGGTCGCCCACCCCCCACACCGCGAGCGCGGTCAGCGCCGGCTTGGACCAGGTGGCGTCCGTGAACCAGCCGGGCGTGCCCATCCCCAGGTCGCCGAGGATCGAGTTGACCGGCCCGGTCCCGGGGTTGAGCAGGAAGACGAAGCCCAGCGTGGCCGCGACCGGGGGAGCGAGATACGGCAGGTAGAAGAGCGTCCGGAAGACGCCCGTACCCGTCTTGATCTTGGTGATCAGCAGCCCGACACCGAGTCCGAAGACCACCCGGCAGGCGACCATCACGACGACCAGCCACAGGGTGTTGCGCAGCGCCGGCCAGAACATCGGGTAGTCGTCGAAGACGTACGACCAGTTCTTGAAGCCGCTGAACTCGGGGGCGGCGAACCCGTCGTAACTGGTGAAGGAGAAGTAGACCGTGGAGATCAGCGGGTAGGCGAAGAAGACGCAGAACCCGATCAGCCAGGGCGACATGAAGGCCGCCGTCCGAAGCGCCGACCTGCGGCGCTTCGAGCGGAGTGTGTACGTGCTCATCGCGTCGGTCCTACTTCGCCTGGGCGATCGCCGCGTCGATTTCCTTCGCGGTCTTCTCCAGGCCCGCCTCGATGTCCGTCTGCTTGCCCTTCTCGACGTCGAAGCCGAGGTTCTGGAGCGACGTGAGGTAGGCGCCGCCGTTCACCGAGGGCGGGGTGGTGGTGGACTCCGGGTTGGCCGCGATGTCCAGGAAGGTCTTGAAGCGCGGGTCGTACTTCAGCTTCGGCGACTTCAGCGCGGCCAGCGTGGAGGGCACGTTGTGGATGGCGTTGGCGAAGTTCACCACCGCGTCGGTGTCGGTCGTCATGAACTTGACCAGCTCCCAGGCCGCGTTCTGCTTGCCGGAGGTCGACGCGATGCCCGCGATGGTGCCGGTCAGATAGCCCTTGCCGTACGTGTCGGCCTGGTCGTCCGCGACGGGCATCGGGGCCACCCCGATCTCGAAGCCCGGCTTGGTGTCCTCGGCCATGCCGAGCCGCCACTCGCCGTCCAGCTGCATCGCCACCTGGCCGGTGTGGAACGGGTGCTTGGCGCCCCACTCGTCACCGAAGCCGGT from Streptomyces drozdowiczii carries:
- a CDS encoding carbohydrate ABC transporter permease; translated protein: MAQVLDPPKTAGPVTDPVTPAQRVARRKALLNWIAVHALGVAAALFFVLPFVFLVLTSLMSDQQALTRDLWPHPFEWANYQRVFDTPGFLTWWRNTLLYAGLGTVLTVVSSLPVAYALAKFRFRGRHLSLMLVISMMMLPPQVVVIPMYLFWAKQLDLSGTLWPLIIPMAFGDAFSIFLLRQFLLTIPDEYLDAAKVDGCGELRALLRVVVPMARPGIAAVALFQFFYAWNDYFGPQIYASENPGAWTLSYGLESFKGAHHTDWNLTMAATVLVMAPVIVVFFFAQKAFVEGVTLTGVKG
- a CDS encoding 6-phospho-beta-glucosidase, which codes for MKLAVVGGGSTYTPELIDGFARLRDTLPVEELVLVDPAADRLDLVGGLARRIFAKQGHPGRIVTTSDVDAGVAGADAVLLQLRVGGQAARNQDETWPLECGCVGQETTGAGGLAKALRTVPVVLDIAERVRRTNPDAWIIDFTNPVGIVTRALLQAGHKAVGLCNVAIGFQRKFARLLDVAPGEVHLDHVGLNHLTWELGVRLGGPQGENVLPRLIAEHGDAIADDLHMPRAVVDRLGVVPSYYLRYFYAHDEVVRELGTKPSRAAEVAAMEKELLAMYGDPALDEKPALLAKRGGAFYSEAAVDLAAALLGGGDSAHQVVNTYNNGTLPFLPDDAVIEVQAKVDGSGATPLAVPALDPLYAGLIANVTAYEDLALEAALRGGRDRVFKALLAHPLIGQFAYAEALTDKLIAHNREHLAWA
- a CDS encoding carbohydrate ABC transporter permease; its protein translation is MSTYTLRSKRRRSALRTAAFMSPWLIGFCVFFAYPLISTVYFSFTSYDGFAAPEFSGFKNWSYVFDDYPMFWPALRNTLWLVVVMVACRVVFGLGVGLLITKIKTGTGVFRTLFYLPYLAPPVAATLGFVFLLNPGTGPVNSILGDLGMGTPGWFTDATWSKPALTALAVWGVGDLMVIFMAALLDVPKEQYEAAELDGATAYHRFRYVTLPNISPIIMFAVVTGIIQTMQYYTQPLVAGKVASGVMGGSGQQFEPGYPDKSTLTLPQLVYNLGFQRFDYGSACVVALVLFVLAMAFTALLMRRRSGLIQAGE
- a CDS encoding N-acetylglucosamine kinase — translated: MGVNGSVLAIDAGNSKTDVALIGADGTVLSTARGGGFQPPLAGVETAVDVLGAAVERAFTEARADAGQVAHVSACLANADLPVEEEQLTAALAGRGWGRTVEVRNDTFAILRAGVDEPRGVAVVCGAGINCVGMVPDGRTARFPAIGRISGDWGGGSGLSEEALWFAARAEDGRGEPTELARTLPAHFGLDSMYALIEALHLGRIAPERRHELAPVLFATGAAGDPVARALVDRLAEEVVALASVALNRLGLLDEEAPVLLGGSVLAACHPQLDDRIRELLAARAPKAVVRVVRESPVLGAGLLGLDRTGAVPEVHARLRAQYA